The Methanobacteriaceae archaeon genome contains a region encoding:
- a CDS encoding phosphopantetheine adenylyltransferase — MKSKQYEKVAVGGTFDKFHEGHRLLIEKAFEIGDQVLIGVTSDEFGGLKGEIEPCNIRMSNLNAHLKNRSNYLLSRLEEPYGPTVDDESIDAIVVSPETEPTALKINQIRKEKGMKPLDIVTIGMVLAQDGKPISSTRIRKGEIDPLGKIIKTNA; from the coding sequence ATGAAAAGCAAACAATATGAGAAAGTGGCAGTGGGGGGCACCTTCGACAAATTCCATGAAGGTCACCGATTACTAATTGAAAAGGCATTTGAAATAGGAGATCAGGTGTTGATTGGAGTCACTTCCGATGAATTCGGAGGTTTGAAGGGAGAAATCGAACCATGCAACATACGCATGTCCAACTTAAATGCCCATCTTAAAAATCGATCAAACTACCTCTTATCCCGTCTTGAAGAACCCTACGGTCCCACAGTAGATGATGAATCCATAGATGCCATAGTGGTAAGTCCAGAAACTGAACCTACTGCGCTTAAAATCAACCAGATACGGAAGGAGAAGGGAATGAAACCATTGGATATAGTAACCATTGGCATGGTTTTAGCCCAGGATGGAAAACCAATATCATCTACCAGAATAAGGAAAGGAGAAATTGATCCCCTTGGCAAGATAATCAAAACTAATGCTTGA
- a CDS encoding glycosyltransferase family 39 protein: MIKINSRISKTNQKSILYLLLFALLVIYITYSCILISLNMGPIWDTYDLLADAALFSGKSIGYYDLIRPPVLPILTSLYFLVNDLAIWPIMLIDGVIFISGSIGLYLLFRLRFNDLNSFIGALLFVSFPITLTFIARGLTDLPSISIAIWGGLFTVMAVKKDSKFFYLAFSILTIAFFTRFSTALMIFPIILYILINKDEIKPKKDILTGFLISLLIISSFAIFLYLNFANPFHVFLDFFHSSSSSLANNAASSMVFCYNTDFFYYAKIIPQWTWPEGLFVLIFIILGIISFSYGKIKNRKIIKESKNDITYKEAVLTAKHGKMKLFLSILWFALFVLTLQCVHYMISELLFLCFLFCLYELLKNFKFKNLDFDFLFFSWFMAFFIFHSVYVIKDFRYLLSMTPPIAYFLMRGFTLSTSQFKSSIKKRNTKQISGLILIILTLVSIFAYLPTIPEENVYLKEMNENSLELSAWLVNYDPEYKAKVIYSDYWPYTAWDLKRNISKMPSFRNNQVLYTGAQDYHFTIEDMIAYNSELDAHQADYYFSRREGLNLTNYKLIKQSGDFKLYERIK; this comes from the coding sequence TTGATTAAAATCAACTCTCGAATCTCTAAAACTAATCAAAAAAGCATTCTATACCTCTTATTATTCGCCTTGCTGGTGATTTACATTACCTACTCCTGTATTCTTATTAGTTTAAATATGGGGCCAATATGGGATACCTATGATTTACTGGCGGATGCAGCATTATTTTCTGGAAAAAGCATAGGTTATTACGACCTCATAAGACCCCCAGTACTGCCAATTCTAACTTCATTATACTTCCTAGTGAATGACCTGGCAATATGGCCCATCATGCTAATAGATGGTGTGATTTTTATTTCAGGCTCCATTGGCCTATATCTGTTATTCAGATTACGCTTTAATGATTTAAACAGTTTCATAGGTGCTTTATTATTTGTTTCATTTCCCATCACCCTCACATTCATTGCCAGAGGTCTTACAGACTTACCCAGCATATCTATTGCCATATGGGGGGGTTTATTCACGGTAATGGCGGTAAAAAAGGATAGTAAATTCTTTTATTTAGCATTCTCTATTTTAACAATTGCCTTTTTCACCCGGTTTTCCACAGCTTTAATGATATTCCCAATAATCCTGTACATTTTAATCAATAAAGATGAGATCAAACCCAAGAAAGATATTCTAACTGGATTTTTAATATCTCTTCTAATTATTTCCTCCTTTGCAATATTTCTCTACCTGAACTTTGCAAACCCCTTCCACGTATTTCTTGATTTTTTCCATAGCAGTTCTTCCTCGCTTGCAAATAATGCCGCTTCTTCCATGGTTTTCTGTTACAACACTGACTTTTTCTATTACGCAAAGATTATCCCACAATGGACCTGGCCAGAAGGATTATTTGTATTAATATTCATTATATTGGGGATAATTTCATTTTCATATGGAAAAATTAAAAATAGAAAGATAATTAAAGAATCTAAGAATGATATAACATATAAAGAAGCTGTATTAACTGCAAAACACGGCAAAATGAAACTTTTTCTCTCTATATTATGGTTTGCACTGTTTGTTTTGACACTGCAATGCGTTCATTACATGATAAGTGAATTACTATTTCTATGTTTTTTATTCTGCCTTTATGAATTACTTAAAAACTTCAAATTCAAAAATTTAGACTTTGATTTCTTATTTTTTTCCTGGTTCATGGCTTTTTTCATATTCCACAGTGTTTATGTGATAAAAGACTTCAGGTACCTCCTGTCAATGACCCCACCAATTGCCTACTTCCTTATGCGAGGATTTACCTTATCAACTTCTCAATTCAAATCCAGTATTAAAAAAAGGAACACGAAACAAATATCTGGCCTGATACTCATAATATTAACATTGGTTTCTATCTTTGCATATTTACCCACCATCCCTGAGGAGAACGTTTATTTAAAGGAAATGAATGAAAATTCCCTAGAACTTAGCGCCTGGCTGGTGAATTATGACCCTGAATATAAAGCAAAGGTCATATATTCTGATTACTGGCCCTACACTGCCTGGGATTTAAAGCGAAATATCAGTAAAATGCCCAGTTTCAGAAACAACCAGGTACTCTACACCGGAGCTCAAGATTACCATTTTACCATAGAGGATATGATAGCATACAACAGCGAATTGGATGCTCATCAAGCGGATTATTACTTCTCACGCCGGGAAGGCTTGAATTTAACCAATTATAAGCTGATCAAACAGTCAGGAGACTTTAAATTGTATGAAAGAATTAAATAA
- the yjjX gene encoding inosine/xanthosine triphosphatase, with product MKVIVGSKNPVKLKATRNVLENIYSQLSVEAKDVDSGVPDQPIGLEITVQGAINRAKNAYSREVDLSVGIESGLLEVPHSITGYLDLQWCAIYDGDKSTLGVSAGFEYPPLVVEEVLSGKEVGEVMDQVTGVDRLGQKKGAVSHLTRGLLDRTGNTEQCVLMAMIPRMNEGVYF from the coding sequence ATGAAGGTTATAGTTGGTTCCAAAAATCCGGTGAAGTTGAAGGCTACCCGGAATGTGCTGGAAAATATTTATTCACAGCTTTCAGTGGAAGCTAAGGATGTTGATTCTGGTGTTCCGGACCAGCCCATAGGATTGGAAATAACTGTTCAGGGGGCTATTAACCGTGCTAAGAATGCATACTCCAGGGAAGTTGACCTTTCAGTGGGAATTGAGTCCGGTTTACTGGAAGTACCCCACAGCATAACTGGTTACCTGGATCTGCAGTGGTGTGCCATCTATGACGGGGATAAATCAACACTGGGAGTTAGTGCTGGTTTTGAATACCCTCCCCTGGTGGTTGAAGAGGTACTCTCTGGTAAAGAAGTGGGTGAAGTTATGGATCAGGTGACTGGTGTAGACCGGTTGGGGCAAAAGAAAGGAGCTGTGAGCCACCTCACCAGGGGACTTCTGGATCGAACAGGCAACACTGAGCAGTGTGTGTTGATGGCTATGATTCCCAGGATGAATGAGGGGGTTTATTTCTAA
- a CDS encoding glycosyltransferase family 39 protein, giving the protein MALDQNFREYVKNHDSLIYSFTLVLLVTLLAYHRVQIQIEIGPIWDTFDFLANAMYFAGQGFGYSDLTRPPLLPFFTSIFFRFFAVSESVIFYLDALFLVLGAYGFYLFLRMKFKALESFLGSLLFSTFPIVLLFTGVGLSDIPSVSLSIWALYTTVLAVKNNPKFFYLSFPLAILAFLTRYPAGFIIFPIFFYLAVNRHEINLKHFLGGVLVSLLPGLLVLLFFYHQFSNPLEPFSSFYATTQKAWPTNYVYYHPDSLYFIKNILSYIGVAGMTIISIIVLSIFVWIITNFNRIKLKFSNLFKSKIIFKAKLKISALILLFSLFILTFASVNYLFSEILFLFLCILSYDLLRNSNIHDLDFHFLFLSWFMAFFIFHSVYTIKDDRYFITMAPALSYFLIVGFSGIKKIWGFKNQNKNLIYNILVLLLVVMMLISAVDYMQGILDSESQNAEKLKNIKMASEWLKVNDPHYIEKTISSDEWPYFSWYLKTNVRAVQLFNHKEDYENSLNSDNADYFLTVREGLNLTNYRLIKQFGYITIYKRQL; this is encoded by the coding sequence TTGGCTTTGGATCAAAATTTCAGAGAATATGTTAAAAATCATGATTCATTGATTTATAGCTTTACCTTAGTTCTTTTGGTAACGCTCTTAGCATATCATCGGGTACAGATTCAAATTGAAATCGGCCCAATATGGGATACATTTGATTTCCTAGCAAATGCCATGTACTTTGCTGGTCAGGGATTCGGATACTCCGATTTAACCAGACCACCCCTACTTCCATTTTTCACTTCGATATTTTTCCGTTTCTTTGCAGTATCTGAATCTGTAATATTCTATTTAGATGCTTTATTTTTAGTTTTAGGTGCTTATGGGTTTTATTTATTTTTAAGAATGAAATTCAAGGCTCTTGAAAGTTTTCTAGGTAGTTTACTGTTTAGCACCTTTCCCATAGTTCTTTTGTTTACTGGAGTCGGGCTTTCAGACATTCCCAGCGTGTCTTTATCAATCTGGGCATTATACACTACTGTTTTAGCAGTTAAAAATAATCCAAAGTTTTTTTACCTGTCATTTCCCCTGGCAATACTGGCATTTTTAACTCGTTATCCTGCAGGATTCATTATTTTTCCCATATTCTTCTACTTAGCAGTAAACCGTCATGAAATAAACCTGAAGCACTTCCTGGGAGGTGTGTTAGTATCATTGTTACCTGGATTGCTAGTTCTATTGTTCTTTTACCACCAATTTAGCAATCCATTAGAACCTTTTTCTTCATTTTATGCTACCACACAAAAAGCATGGCCCACTAACTACGTATATTACCACCCTGATTCCCTGTATTTCATAAAAAACATTCTATCCTACATAGGGGTTGCAGGGATGACCATAATTTCCATAATAGTTTTAAGCATTTTCGTATGGATAATAACTAACTTTAATCGTATTAAACTAAAATTTAGTAATTTATTCAAGTCCAAAATAATATTTAAGGCAAAATTAAAGATTTCAGCGCTCATTCTGCTCTTTTCGCTATTTATTTTAACCTTTGCAAGTGTAAATTACTTGTTTAGTGAGATTTTATTTCTTTTTCTGTGCATTCTATCATATGATCTATTGAGAAATAGTAATATTCATGATTTGGACTTTCATTTTTTGTTTTTGTCCTGGTTCATGGCATTTTTCATATTCCACAGCGTATACACCATAAAAGATGATCGTTACTTTATCACTATGGCTCCGGCTTTAAGCTATTTTCTAATTGTAGGTTTTAGTGGAATTAAAAAAATATGGGGATTCAAAAACCAAAATAAAAACCTTATATACAATATATTAGTCCTGCTGCTGGTTGTTATGATGTTAATATCAGCAGTAGATTATATGCAGGGAATACTGGATAGTGAATCTCAAAATGCAGAAAAATTAAAGAATATTAAGATGGCCAGTGAATGGCTAAAAGTTAATGATCCTCACTACATTGAGAAAACTATATCCTCTGATGAGTGGCCTTACTTCAGCTGGTATCTGAAGACAAATGTGAGGGCAGTTCAATTATTTAACCATAAAGAGGATTATGAAAACAGTTTGAACTCTGATAATGCTGATTATTTCTTGACAGTAAGGGAAGGGTTAAATTTAACTAATTATAGGTTAATAAAACAGTTTGGGTATATAACCATTTACAAAAGACAGTTATGA
- a CDS encoding glycosyltransferase family 39 protein: protein MKTEKFEDNNSKIVFLLLLIVTVCLITYFRVNIQLIVGPEFDGFDFLSNAALFAGKSIGYSDILRPPFLPFLTSLYFRFDGLYYGASSIIDGLIYIFGCIGLYLFLKERFNAVISCVGSLLFATFPIIITFAGAGLTDVSSVCITIWAVYLTYLGVRKNSKFFYLVLPVFLMAFLTRFNMALVIFPILAYIIGNRKEIKNPRNILLAFILGIMILVPLFIFFSAKFGNVLYVFLDFLRTSSGSGSTMHFAYNPDSLYFVKNMPYYIGTASWIIILLSIFAFFVHSYKKVKPGFLEKIKSLKKGIELKLILTIVLLAVFILTFGKTHYMVSEIIFFAITILIYETVSNLEVDLGWDLLFFSWFMAFFIFQSVYIAKDHRYFIAMAPPVAYFLTRGLNFFTQEFEFNYKNKNLTLYIFSAFLVLLMLSQVAIQLSEIEHVNQKNKVFNQDVSDASGWLKVNDPEYKSKVIYADYWPYFGWYLQTNVGKMPMFRDNQSLYQGVKDYNFTADDKNALNNELNRIRPDYYMCAWEGMNFTNYQVVARFGSVTIFKRVQ, encoded by the coding sequence ATGAAAACTGAAAAATTTGAGGATAATAACTCCAAAATTGTTTTCCTTTTGCTTTTAATAGTAACTGTCTGTCTGATAACCTATTTTCGTGTTAATATTCAGTTAATTGTGGGTCCTGAGTTTGATGGGTTTGATTTCCTTTCTAATGCTGCTTTATTTGCCGGAAAGTCTATAGGTTATTCAGATATTCTAAGACCGCCTTTTCTACCCTTTTTAACTTCCCTTTACTTCCGTTTTGATGGATTATATTATGGGGCAAGTTCCATAATAGATGGGCTTATATACATTTTTGGTTGCATCGGACTTTACCTGTTCTTAAAAGAACGATTCAATGCAGTTATAAGTTGTGTTGGGTCTTTACTATTTGCCACATTTCCCATAATCATCACCTTTGCAGGAGCAGGTCTTACAGATGTTTCCAGTGTATGCATCACCATATGGGCTGTTTACTTAACTTATCTAGGAGTTAGGAAAAATTCTAAATTCTTTTACTTAGTCCTACCTGTGTTTTTAATGGCTTTTTTAACTCGTTTTAACATGGCTCTGGTTATCTTCCCTATACTTGCCTATATTATAGGAAATCGCAAGGAAATTAAGAATCCTAGAAATATTCTATTAGCCTTTATTTTGGGAATCATGATTTTAGTTCCCCTGTTCATCTTTTTCAGTGCAAAATTTGGAAATGTGTTATATGTTTTTCTGGACTTTTTACGTACTTCCAGTGGTTCTGGCAGTACAATGCACTTCGCATACAACCCTGATTCACTTTATTTTGTTAAAAATATGCCCTATTACATTGGTACCGCATCATGGATTATCATCCTTTTAAGTATATTTGCTTTCTTTGTTCATTCTTACAAAAAAGTTAAACCAGGGTTTTTAGAAAAAATTAAAAGTTTGAAGAAAGGAATTGAGTTAAAATTAATTTTAACTATCGTTTTATTAGCAGTTTTCATTTTAACATTTGGAAAGACGCATTATATGGTAAGTGAAATAATTTTCTTTGCCATTACTATTCTAATCTATGAAACTGTTTCAAATCTGGAAGTTGATCTGGGATGGGATCTCCTCTTCTTTTCATGGTTCATGGCATTTTTCATATTCCAAAGTGTTTACATTGCCAAGGACCACCGATATTTCATAGCCATGGCACCACCAGTGGCTTATTTCCTGACACGAGGACTGAATTTTTTCACCCAGGAATTTGAGTTCAACTATAAAAATAAAAATTTAACCCTGTATATTTTTTCAGCATTTCTGGTGCTGCTCATGCTATCACAGGTAGCCATACAACTTTCAGAGATAGAACATGTTAATCAGAAAAATAAAGTATTCAACCAGGATGTCTCTGATGCCAGTGGATGGTTAAAGGTAAATGACCCAGAATATAAATCTAAAGTGATCTATGCAGATTACTGGCCCTACTTTGGATGGTACCTGCAGACTAATGTAGGGAAAATGCCAATGTTCAGGGACAATCAGAGTTTATACCAGGGTGTGAAGGACTATAACTTCACTGCTGATGATAAAAATGCCTTGAATAATGAACTTAATAGAATTCGTCCTGATTACTATATGTGTGCTTGGGAAGGAATGAACTTCACAAATTACCAAGTCGTGGCCAGATTTGGCTCAGTAACAATATTTAAAAGAGTGCAGTGA
- a CDS encoding glycosyltransferase: protein MKIGVITSAYPDFEDDPHGIFVHRLMREIAKKGHEVHVLAPYTGGETDYHLEGVHVERFHYFYPRRYQKLSGRSGMIDNVKEGFLVKIQVLTYLFFNVFYSLRKLKNMDIIHVQWPIPNGLGALFLKKVYGIPYINTIHGEEVHLSKRYHMLFALRWLVNNSSKTITNSTATRNFSIEAGLDGEKIDVIPFGVETDFFRPLEVYKDPDIFQILSVGYLIERKGFEYLIRAMPLVLKEHENVRLKIVGSGPLESKLKSLIYELELADKVEIVKNVSDEELLMIYNSADLFVLPSIVDSQGNTEGLGVVLLEAMACGLPVIGSDVGGISDIIENGKNGFLVKEKDITALSYCIIKIINDKGILSCLSNNGYKSVKNKFSWNKIANYYQNIYLNILR from the coding sequence ATAAAAATAGGAGTTATAACTTCTGCTTACCCTGATTTTGAGGATGATCCTCATGGAATATTCGTTCACAGACTCATGCGAGAAATAGCCAAAAAGGGGCATGAAGTGCACGTGCTGGCACCTTACACTGGTGGTGAAACAGATTACCACTTGGAGGGGGTACATGTGGAAAGATTCCACTATTTCTACCCCCGAAGATACCAAAAGCTTTCTGGAAGGTCGGGAATGATCGATAATGTTAAAGAGGGGTTTTTGGTTAAAATTCAAGTATTAACTTACCTCTTTTTCAATGTCTTTTATTCACTAAGGAAACTGAAGAATATGGATATTATACATGTCCAGTGGCCTATCCCCAATGGACTGGGGGCTTTGTTCCTTAAAAAAGTCTATGGAATTCCCTACATTAACACCATCCACGGAGAGGAGGTTCATCTATCTAAACGTTACCATATGCTTTTTGCTCTGCGCTGGCTGGTGAATAATTCCTCTAAAACCATTACCAACAGCACTGCAACCAGGAATTTCTCCATAGAAGCCGGCCTTGATGGGGAAAAGATTGATGTAATACCATTCGGGGTGGAAACAGACTTTTTCAGGCCACTGGAAGTTTACAAAGACCCGGATATATTTCAAATACTTTCAGTTGGATATTTAATTGAAAGGAAAGGATTCGAGTATCTAATACGTGCCATGCCACTGGTTTTAAAGGAACATGAAAATGTCCGATTAAAAATAGTGGGATCCGGGCCACTGGAATCAAAATTGAAATCACTGATCTATGAACTGGAGCTTGCAGATAAGGTGGAAATTGTTAAGAATGTTTCTGATGAAGAACTATTAATGATTTACAATTCCGCAGACCTTTTTGTCTTACCTTCCATTGTGGATTCACAGGGGAACACGGAAGGGTTAGGTGTGGTTTTATTAGAAGCTATGGCTTGTGGGTTGCCGGTTATTGGGTCGGATGTAGGGGGGATTTCTGATATTATTGAAAATGGGAAAAATGGTTTTCTGGTGAAAGAAAAAGATATTACTGCATTAAGTTACTGCATTATAAAAATTATCAATGATAAAGGGATTTTAAGTTGTCTTTCAAATAATGGTTACAAATCAGTGAAAAATAAGTTTAGTTGGAATAAAATTGCTAATTATTATCAGAATATTTATTTAAATATCCTAAGGTAA
- a CDS encoding flippase, which produces MFNYIRKIFSNDDYKRIIDNIISLFGLQGFNYLMPLITFPYLTRVLGPDNYGLLAFALAFIGYFQILTDYGFNLSATRAISINRNDNSKVSEIYSSVMVSKAILMIISFCLMTFIVSSFDKFRNDWLLYFFTFGLVFGNLLLPTWFFQGMEKMRYISILNICIGLIYTIFLFIFVRNKSDYIYVPLINSMGTIIVGLYALSLVHREFNIKFCKPSMESIKNQLKDGWHLFISNMAISLYTTSNRFILGFFVSNYILGYYAVAETIVKALQGLISPISQAIYPYISKLQSENKQKAIKQFKKILMLIGLLSFLISVLLVFCSPLLVELLAGSAYTSSIPLLQVMVFIVFAVGVNNILGIQGLVAFGYQKKFTKIVIFTGIIHIFLLIFLIVILGAMGAAITVVITELIICLLMYLSLRRLKIL; this is translated from the coding sequence ATGTTTAATTACATTAGAAAAATTTTCAGTAATGATGATTACAAGAGAATTATAGATAATATTATTTCATTGTTTGGTTTGCAGGGGTTTAATTATCTTATGCCTTTAATCACTTTCCCCTATTTAACTCGAGTTTTAGGGCCAGATAATTATGGTCTTTTAGCATTTGCACTAGCTTTTATTGGTTACTTCCAAATTTTAACTGATTATGGGTTTAACCTATCAGCTACAAGGGCAATTTCTATAAATCGAAATGATAATTCCAAAGTTTCAGAGATATATAGCTCTGTAATGGTTTCAAAAGCTATTTTAATGATTATAAGTTTTTGTCTTATGACTTTTATTGTTTCTAGTTTTGATAAGTTTCGAAATGATTGGTTATTGTATTTCTTTACATTTGGTCTTGTTTTTGGTAATTTGCTTTTACCTACTTGGTTTTTTCAAGGGATGGAGAAGATGAGATACATCAGTATCTTAAATATTTGTATTGGGTTGATTTACACAATATTCCTATTCATTTTTGTGCGAAATAAATCTGATTACATCTATGTCCCGTTAATAAATTCTATGGGCACCATAATTGTGGGGTTATATGCATTGAGTCTCGTTCATAGAGAATTCAATATAAAATTTTGCAAACCTTCTATGGAAAGTATTAAAAACCAACTTAAAGATGGTTGGCATTTATTCATTTCCAATATGGCTATAAGTCTTTATACCACGTCTAACCGTTTCATTTTAGGGTTTTTTGTAAGTAACTATATTCTAGGATATTATGCAGTGGCTGAAACAATTGTCAAGGCATTACAGGGCTTGATATCACCAATAAGTCAAGCTATTTATCCATATATTTCTAAACTTCAATCAGAAAACAAACAAAAAGCAATAAAACAATTTAAGAAAATTTTAATGTTAATTGGATTATTATCTTTTTTAATTTCGGTTCTTCTTGTCTTCTGCTCACCTTTATTGGTAGAACTTTTGGCAGGCAGTGCATACACATCAAGCATACCTCTATTACAAGTAATGGTTTTCATTGTCTTTGCGGTAGGAGTGAACAATATATTGGGGATACAGGGACTGGTAGCATTTGGTTATCAAAAGAAATTCACAAAAATTGTGATATTTACAGGAATTATTCACATATTCCTATTAATATTTTTGATAGTTATACTAGGAGCTATGGGTGCTGCTATTACTGTTGTAATCACTGAACTCATTATCTGTCTATTAATGTATCTTTCATTAAGAAGATTAAAAATATTATAG
- the glf gene encoding UDP-galactopyranose mutase: MFDYIVIGAGLAGSVIAERIANVLDKKVLVIEKRNHIGGNCYDFYDGNGILVHKYGPHIFHTNDTNVWRYLSKFTEWHDYEHRVLGFVDEKKVPIPFNLNSLHVLFSNYFADNLKNKLINQFGYGAKISILKLKKSPDKDLKFLADFVYDKIFLNYTKKQWGMKPEDLDPSVTERVPIFVSYDNRYFQDIFQGVPQEGYHLMFERMLNHSNIILKLNTDSKNLLKIKDGNIYIRGTEFKGLLVFTGRIDELFDKEFGPLPYRSLNFEFENIQQKFYQEVGTVNYPNDFNFTRITEFKHITGQKKPDTTIVKEYPKFCDNEQDIPYYPIPKSEYEKLYKKYAKRAQDVRNLILVGRLAEFKYFNMDIVVQRALRIFEEKIK, translated from the coding sequence TTGTTTGATTATATTGTAATTGGAGCGGGACTAGCGGGTTCAGTTATTGCAGAAAGAATAGCCAATGTATTGGACAAAAAAGTACTGGTTATAGAAAAAAGGAATCATATAGGTGGTAACTGCTATGATTTCTATGATGGAAATGGAATATTAGTGCATAAATATGGGCCTCACATTTTTCATACTAATGATACAAATGTTTGGAGATATCTGTCAAAATTTACAGAATGGCATGATTATGAGCATAGAGTATTAGGGTTTGTAGATGAGAAAAAGGTGCCGATACCTTTTAATTTAAACTCATTACATGTACTTTTTTCAAATTATTTTGCAGACAATTTGAAGAACAAGTTGATCAATCAATTTGGTTATGGTGCAAAAATTTCGATATTGAAACTTAAAAAATCCCCTGATAAGGATTTGAAGTTTCTTGCTGATTTTGTTTATGATAAAATATTTCTTAACTACACAAAAAAACAATGGGGGATGAAACCTGAAGATTTAGATCCTTCTGTCACTGAAAGAGTACCCATATTTGTTTCTTATGATAACCGTTATTTTCAAGACATATTTCAGGGTGTACCTCAAGAAGGTTATCACCTAATGTTCGAAAGAATGTTGAATCATTCTAATATAATTTTAAAGCTTAATACGGATTCTAAGAATCTTTTAAAAATAAAAGATGGAAATATTTATATAAGAGGCACTGAATTCAAAGGTTTATTAGTTTTCACAGGTAGAATTGACGAACTTTTCGATAAGGAATTTGGTCCATTACCTTATAGGTCTCTGAATTTTGAATTTGAAAATATTCAGCAGAAATTTTACCAGGAAGTTGGAACAGTTAATTATCCTAATGATTTCAATTTTACTAGAATCACAGAGTTCAAACACATCACTGGCCAAAAAAAGCCAGATACTACAATTGTCAAAGAATATCCAAAGTTTTGTGACAATGAACAGGACATACCTTATTATCCTATTCCTAAATCTGAATACGAAAAACTTTATAAAAAATATGCTAAAAGAGCACAAGATGTAAGAAATTTAATTTTGGTAGGTAGGTTAGCTGAATTCAAATATTTCAATATGGATATTGTTGTTCAAAGGGCATTAAGAATTTTTGAGGAGAAAATTAAATGA
- a CDS encoding glycosyltransferase family 4 protein translates to MKISYLLLGWGNKGGSIVLYNFMDNLVRRGHEVHAVFPDKNIKWEVGIWRYKLGTESENNNFLNFFKKNLFNIIPNSILEYYKSIIDKRNLNGLIDNWQTSDITVATFYLTAYAAYYLSDRTVPLYHMQHFEELFVSDKKNRLIARNTYYLPLIKIANSSWLKKIMKEKFNKEAYLVKPGIDLKIFKPYENPQNKYVYKNEWRILSYLDEKREWKGFNDAVKAVKIAREYLQEKGIKLRWEVFGIDPPSKKYETDFKYIGAIFNKDLAYLYSKTDIVLLTSWYESFPLPPIEAMACGSLIITTSFGTEDYVIDYQNGLVTMPRKILDIANKIIYAIENPNESLKMVKNGLKTAEEYDWESCTDVLEKVLTQSIENYSFDQFKFFDLLSEGKLNQLET, encoded by the coding sequence ATGAAAATATCATATTTATTATTGGGCTGGGGAAATAAAGGTGGTTCTATCGTTCTTTATAATTTTATGGATAATTTAGTAAGACGAGGGCATGAAGTTCATGCTGTCTTTCCTGATAAAAATATCAAATGGGAAGTTGGGATTTGGAGATATAAGTTGGGAACTGAATCTGAAAATAATAATTTTTTAAACTTTTTTAAAAAAAATCTTTTTAATATTATTCCCAATAGTATTTTGGAATATTATAAAAGTATTATAGATAAGAGAAACTTAAATGGCCTTATAGATAATTGGCAAACTTCTGATATCACTGTAGCCACATTTTATCTTACTGCATATGCTGCTTATTACTTATCAGATAGAACTGTACCTTTGTACCATATGCAGCATTTTGAAGAATTATTTGTTTCTGATAAAAAAAATCGCTTGATCGCGAGAAATACATACTATCTTCCTTTAATAAAAATTGCAAATTCAAGTTGGCTTAAAAAGATAATGAAAGAAAAATTCAATAAAGAAGCATATTTAGTGAAACCTGGTATCGATTTAAAGATTTTTAAACCATATGAAAACCCTCAGAATAAGTATGTCTATAAAAATGAGTGGAGAATTTTAAGTTATTTGGATGAAAAAAGGGAATGGAAAGGTTTTAATGATGCTGTAAAAGCAGTTAAAATTGCTCGAGAATATCTTCAGGAAAAGGGCATAAAATTGAGATGGGAAGTATTTGGGATTGATCCTCCTTCTAAAAAATATGAAACAGATTTTAAATATATTGGTGCAATTTTTAATAAAGATTTAGCTTATTTATATTCAAAAACAGATATAGTATTGCTTACATCGTGGTACGAAAGTTTTCCACTTCCACCAATAGAGGCTATGGCTTGTGGGAGTTTAATTATTACAACAAGTTTTGGGACTGAAGATTATGTTATTGATTATCAAAACGGATTGGTAACAATGCCTCGAAAAATTCTGGATATAGCCAACAAAATTATCTATGCAATAGAAAATCCCAATGAATCCTTAAAAATGGTTAAAAATGGTTTAAAAACAGCTGAAGAATACGATTGGGAAAGTTGTACGGATGTTTTGGAAAAAGTTTTGACACAATCAATTGAGAACTATTCTTTTGATCAGTTTAAATTTTTTGACTTACTTAGTGAAGGGAAATTGAACCAATTAGAAACTTAA